In Leisingera methylohalidivorans DSM 14336, a single genomic region encodes these proteins:
- a CDS encoding TRAP transporter small permease: protein MTVLRGLRSGLDFLYLAAGVLAALCLIAILGLIVVQMLARWTGEVFPGAPDYAGYAMAAASFLAFANALNRGSHIRVSILLNAVPEGFRRVLEIWCFGIGTAVMWYFTYYAYRFVYWSWKFNDVSQGQDRTPLWIPQSVMLFGGAVLAVALTDHLIHVIFRGDHRITRDLDDQSHAE from the coding sequence ATGACTGTGCTCAGGGGGCTGCGCTCCGGACTGGATTTTCTTTACCTCGCCGCTGGGGTGCTGGCCGCCCTTTGCCTGATTGCGATACTGGGCCTGATCGTTGTTCAGATGCTTGCCCGCTGGACCGGTGAGGTGTTTCCCGGCGCGCCGGATTACGCGGGCTATGCGATGGCCGCCGCGTCGTTTTTGGCCTTTGCCAATGCGCTGAACCGGGGCAGCCATATCCGGGTGTCGATCCTGCTGAATGCCGTGCCCGAAGGCTTCCGCCGGGTGCTGGAGATCTGGTGCTTTGGCATCGGCACCGCGGTGATGTGGTATTTCACCTATTACGCCTACCGGTTTGTCTACTGGAGCTGGAAATTCAACGACGTCAGCCAGGGCCAGGACCGCACGCCCCTGTGGATACCGCAAAGCGTGATGCTGTTCGGCGGGGCCGTTCTGGCCGTCGCCCTGACCGATCATCTGATTCATGTGATCTTCCGCGGTGACCACCGCATCACCCGGGATCTGGACGACCAGAGCCACGCGGAGTAA